CTTTACTATGCTTATCGATAGGATGCTCCAGCTCGATACTGATCTTTTTCAGGCAATCCATCACAGTTTCTTTTTCCTGATCGGACAGGTGCAAAGCCTCGCTTACTGAATAAGAGAAGAAAGTATAATCCTTTATTGTCTTTCCGAGGGAGGTTCCGCGAATCAGGTCAGAATGAAAGAGGACACCATACACTTCTTGCTGCACTACATCATTCAGCATCTCTACTCCGGTAGTCTGACCGGGAGCAAAGCAAACGATGGTTCCTTCCTGATAGTCATAATGCTGGCGACCATACTTGATATCACAGTTCTTAGCTCCTTTCAGAAAGAGTGCATAAAAGCCATAAGTCATTTGGATATGATTGACTGATTTGGTTGCTTTGGTAAGATCCACCACACTCACCAGAGGATGCAGGGTTTCCAATCCGTAGAGACTGTTATAGTGATCTACATTATCTAATTTTATAACTCTATCCATATTCATAAGTATTTGAACTGCAACAAAGATAGAAATTATTTCAATTGAGAAATCAGGCATCTGTAATTGGGGTTATCATATCCGTAATTTATCTACAAAGGAAATGCTACGTTTCCCCGACCTTTGCAGTACAAAAAAAGAAATATATGAAGAATAAATTCAAACTCAATTCAAGTACCCTACTTGTATTCATCCTCACAACCGGTGTATTCGGAATAATCAATACCGAAATGGGTGTGATTGGAATTTTGCCCCTGATAGCCGGGAACTTTCAAGTAACTGTTCCGGAAGCAGGTTGGACGGTCAGCATATTTGCGCTGGTAGTAGCAATATCCGCTCCCATCACCCCCTTACTGTTTTCGGGTATCAACCGGAAAAAGGTGATGATACTGGCACTGGGATTATTTACATTAAGTAATATCATCTCCATGATGACCACTAATTTTACGGTGTTGCTGATATCCCGTGCACTTCCGGCATTCCTTCATCCGGTATATGTATCTATGGCTTTCACGGTAGCAGCAGCATCTCTCAGTAAGGAGAAGGCACCAAAGGCGGTAGCAAAAGTATTCATCGGCGTATCAGCAGGTATGGTGCTGGGGGTACCGGTGACGAGTTACATTGCAAGCGAAGTTTCGTATTCAATGGGCATGTTATTCTTCACCGTTGTAAATGCATTGGTACTGGTTGCAACCATCCTGTTTGTACCTTCTATGCCGGTCAAAGAGAAACTGTCCTACGGTACACAACTCGGTGTATTAAAAAAGAAAGTAGTCTGGTACTCCATTCTTGCTATCACGCTGATTAACGGAGCCTTATTCGGATTCTTCAGCTATATGTCTGATTACTTGAAGACAATCACCGGGGTTTCGTATACCGTAATCAGTACAATGCTACTGATTTATGGACTGGCCAATATAATAGGAAATGTAATAGCCGGAAAGCAACTGGCGGTCAATCCGGTACGTAGTATGATAATGATTCCTTTGGCACTACTGACTTTTTATATAGGAGTATTCGCTTTGGGGGAATGGCTGATGGTAATGGCAGTAATCATTCTGATCCTAGGGATTTTGGCGGGATACGGACAGAACACCATGCAATACATGATAACGCATGCCGCTCCCGAAGCACCGGATTTTGCCAACGGACTGTATTTATTGTCTGCCAATCTCGGTACTACAGTAGGTGCAGCCGTCTGCGGATTGTTTATCACCTTCTTTAATACGCGTTATTCCGTCATCGGCTCTTTGATATTTCTTGTTTTAAGCATTGTATTCGTCGTATTAAGAATACGTGCTACACAATCCGAAAGACAAATCAGAATGGAAATGGCTGCATAAGAAATAAGAAGTAGTTTTAACTTTATAATATAAAATGATTATGACTAAGAAAGTATTGATTTTATCATCCAGCCCTCGTCGTGGCGGAAACTCCGACACCCTTTGCGACGAATTTGTGCGAGGAGCAATTGAAAGTGGTAACGAAGCAGAAAAGGTTTTCCTGCGTGACAAGACAATCCATTATTGCACAGGGTGCAGCACATGTAGCCTGCACGGAAAACCTTGCCCGCAGAAAGACGATGCGGCAGAGATTATAGAGAAGATGGTGGCAACCAATGTAATAGTTATGGCTACACCCGTTTATTTCTACACGATGAGTGCACAGATGAAAACGTTGATAGACCGTTGCTGTGGCCTCTATACGAAGATGAAGAATAAGGAATTTTATTTCATTGTCACCGCTGCCGAAGATGATCGGAAACTGATGGAACGTACCGTGGACACTTTCCAGGGATTTCTGAATTGCCTGGAAAATCCAACCATCAAAGGAGTTGTGTATGGAACCGGAGTTTGGCATGTGGGTGAAATAAAAGATAAACCAGCCCTACGGGAAGCTTATGAAATGGGAAAAGAAATAGAATAATTTATAGGATTTAAAAAAGAAGAATAATGAGTCATTTTAGAATTTACATTCCTACCCGCACCTTGTTTGGTGCCGGTATGGTGAAGGAACTTCACAATCAGCAATTACCCGGAAAGAAAGCAATGATTGTTATTTCAAACGGTCGCTCTACCAAGGATAACGGATATCTGAATACAGTAGAAGCCGAACTCCAGCAAGCAGGTGTTGAAACTGCCGTATTTGACCGGGTAGAAGCCAATCCGTTAAAATCGACCGTAATGGCAGGAGCCGCTTTTGCCAAGGAAAACAATTGCGACTTTTTAGTTGCCTTGGGTGGTGGAAGCGTAATGGACGCCTCCAAAGCAATGGCATTCATGGCCACGAATCCCGGTGATGTATGGGATTACATCAGTGATGGAACCGGAAAAGGACAAACGATGGTAAACAAGCCCCTACCCCTGGTTTGCGTTACCACCACTGCTGGAACAGGTTCCGAAGCAGATCAATGGGGCGTTATCACCAATGATGAAACCAATGAGAAAATAGGCTTTGGCGGTTATGATGAACTCTTCCCGGTACTGTCTATTGTCGATCCGGAGTTGATGAAATCTGTTCCGCC
The nucleotide sequence above comes from Bacteroides intestinalis DSM 17393. Encoded proteins:
- a CDS encoding helix-turn-helix domain-containing protein, with protein sequence MDRVIKLDNVDHYNSLYGLETLHPLVSVVDLTKATKSVNHIQMTYGFYALFLKGAKNCDIKYGRQHYDYQEGTIVCFAPGQTTGVEMLNDVVQQEVYGVLFHSDLIRGTSLGKTIKDYTFFSYSVSEALHLSDQEKETVMDCLKKISIELEHPIDKHSKALIAMNIELLLNYCMRFYERQFITRSGANKDSLTKFEQLLDEYFRSNLPVQDGLPSVKYFADKIYLSPNYFGDMIKKETGMTPQEHIQMKVIELAKEHIVETDETISEIAYTLGFQYPQHLSRLFKKRVGCTPNEYRLQNVQF
- a CDS encoding MFS transporter codes for the protein MKNKFKLNSSTLLVFILTTGVFGIINTEMGVIGILPLIAGNFQVTVPEAGWTVSIFALVVAISAPITPLLFSGINRKKVMILALGLFTLSNIISMMTTNFTVLLISRALPAFLHPVYVSMAFTVAAASLSKEKAPKAVAKVFIGVSAGMVLGVPVTSYIASEVSYSMGMLFFTVVNALVLVATILFVPSMPVKEKLSYGTQLGVLKKKVVWYSILAITLINGALFGFFSYMSDYLKTITGVSYTVISTMLLIYGLANIIGNVIAGKQLAVNPVRSMIMIPLALLTFYIGVFALGEWLMVMAVIILILGILAGYGQNTMQYMITHAAPEAPDFANGLYLLSANLGTTVGAAVCGLFITFFNTRYSVIGSLIFLVLSIVFVVLRIRATQSERQIRMEMAA
- a CDS encoding flavodoxin family protein; translated protein: MTKKVLILSSSPRRGGNSDTLCDEFVRGAIESGNEAEKVFLRDKTIHYCTGCSTCSLHGKPCPQKDDAAEIIEKMVATNVIVMATPVYFYTMSAQMKTLIDRCCGLYTKMKNKEFYFIVTAAEDDRKLMERTVDTFQGFLNCLENPTIKGVVYGTGVWHVGEIKDKPALREAYEMGKEIE